The following proteins come from a genomic window of Persephonella sp.:
- the hpt gene encoding hypoxanthine phosphoribosyltransferase, translated as MEIKGKRAEILIPEDQIKEKVKQLGQKISQDFQDKELLVVGILKGSFIFMADLVRQIEGKVYVDFMQVSSYHTEMESSGEVIFVKDITADIRNKNVLIVDDIIDTGRTLKALVEALNQRKPAQLKTCVLLDKRERREVDFDADYVGFVIPDRFVVGYGLDWAEEGRTLKDIYAVED; from the coding sequence TTGGAGATAAAAGGAAAGAGAGCAGAAATATTAATACCTGAAGATCAGATTAAAGAAAAAGTAAAACAGTTAGGTCAGAAAATATCTCAAGATTTCCAGGATAAAGAGCTTCTTGTTGTTGGTATTCTTAAAGGTTCCTTCATATTCATGGCTGATCTTGTCAGACAGATAGAAGGGAAAGTTTATGTGGATTTTATGCAGGTTTCCTCTTACCACACAGAAATGGAAAGCAGTGGTGAGGTAATATTTGTTAAGGATATAACAGCAGACATTAGGAATAAAAATGTTCTTATTGTTGATGACATTATTGATACAGGAAGAACTCTTAAAGCTCTTGTTGAGGCATTAAACCAGAGAAAACCTGCCCAGCTGAAAACCTGCGTTCTTCTCGATAAGAGAGAAAGGAGAGAGGTGGACTTTGATGCAGATTATGTGGGCTTTGTTATACCAGACAGGTTCGTTGTAGGCTACGGTCTTGATTGGGCTGAAGAAGGAAGAACCTTAAAAGATATTTATGCTGTGGAGGATTAA
- the rimI gene encoding ribosomal protein S18-alanine N-acetyltransferase, protein MKKQKIKINDFKPEHLNQVKDILYENFEYPWSDSHILSENSFSIKKVVLSADRIIGFFAGEIIFSEGSITMIALKKEFQRKGIGTYLLDWFVNLSKEKGVKNIWLEVSSKNKKAIRFYENYGFIIEDIRPSYYKDGSDALIMRYPVYP, encoded by the coding sequence ATGAAGAAACAGAAGATAAAGATAAATGATTTTAAACCAGAACATCTCAATCAGGTAAAAGACATACTTTATGAAAATTTTGAGTATCCGTGGTCAGACAGCCATATCCTTTCTGAGAACAGTTTCTCAATCAAAAAGGTTGTATTATCAGCAGACAGAATAATAGGTTTTTTTGCAGGTGAGATAATATTTTCAGAAGGATCAATAACGATGATCGCCTTAAAAAAAGAGTTTCAGAGGAAGGGTATAGGAACTTATCTGCTGGACTGGTTCGTTAATCTTTCAAAAGAAAAGGGCGTTAAAAACATATGGCTTGAGGTTTCAAGCAAAAACAAAAAAGCTATCAGATTTTATGAAAACTACGGATTTATTATAGAAGACATTAGACCATCTTACTATAAAGATGGCTCAGACGCTCTTATAATGAGATACCCTGTATATCCGTGA
- a CDS encoding ATP-binding protein, whose protein sequence is MENVLKDTLVGFLDFLKEGLIVIDQNKNIQYMNRYAKELLNVKNPEGKRFSQVVENNYLYSLISADIKNQLQEEIVINGDIFLAKVLNINGNKVIHFQDITPFEIYKQAKKDFVSNVSHELKTPITVLKGVIETLEDENDPQVIKEFLNKAKKRIHQMDSLINDLLILAKLESKEEKIQKKKVKLKGLVNQIIDDLQHIASEKMVKIKNSVSSDFTVFVDEKKFSILLKNLIENAIKYNKHGGSVLINAEKEDRYVLITVSDTGIGIPKESLPLIFERFYRVDKSRSRNVGGTGLGLSIVKHITEAHNGKVEVESQIGKGSKFTVKLPVN, encoded by the coding sequence ATGGAAAATGTTCTCAAGGATACCCTTGTAGGTTTTCTTGATTTTCTTAAAGAAGGGCTTATTGTTATTGATCAAAACAAAAATATACAGTATATGAACAGGTATGCAAAAGAACTTCTTAATGTGAAAAATCCTGAAGGGAAAAGGTTTTCACAGGTTGTTGAAAACAACTACTTATATTCCCTGATAAGTGCTGACATCAAAAACCAGCTTCAGGAAGAAATAGTAATAAACGGGGACATATTTCTGGCAAAAGTTTTGAACATTAATGGAAATAAGGTCATACACTTTCAAGACATAACACCATTTGAGATCTACAAACAGGCAAAAAAGGATTTTGTTTCCAATGTGTCACACGAGCTTAAAACACCTATAACCGTTCTGAAAGGTGTTATTGAAACGCTGGAAGATGAAAATGACCCGCAAGTAATAAAGGAATTTTTAAACAAGGCAAAAAAAAGAATACACCAGATGGACAGTTTGATTAATGATCTGCTCATTCTTGCAAAGTTAGAGTCAAAAGAGGAAAAAATACAGAAGAAAAAGGTTAAACTTAAAGGACTTGTAAACCAGATAATTGATGATCTTCAGCATATAGCTTCTGAAAAAATGGTAAAGATTAAAAACTCCGTTTCTTCAGATTTTACAGTCTTTGTTGATGAAAAAAAATTCAGTATTTTATTGAAAAACCTCATAGAAAATGCAATAAAATACAACAAGCATGGTGGGTCGGTTTTGATAAATGCAGAAAAAGAGGATAGATATGTTTTAATAACAGTTTCAGACACAGGAATAGGAATACCTAAAGAAAGCCTTCCGCTAATATTTGAAAGATTTTACAGGGTGGATAAATCAAGGAGCAGAAATGTCGGAGGAACAGGACTTGGACTTTCCATAGTAAAACACATAACCGAAGCACATAACGGAAAGGTTGAAGTGGAAAGCCAGATCGGGAAAGGTTCAAAATTTACAGTAAAACTACCGGTTAATTAA
- the pstC gene encoding phosphate ABC transporter permease subunit PstC translates to MKKIGKLPLKDIFFGIISFSASFLVLTLIFSVIVVLYKESSLAIHKFGIINFIFTEEWDPVKQVFGAAAPLFGTVVTTILSLTLAIPVALGIAIFLSEVSPHILKTPVGIAIEMLAAIPSIIYGMWGLFTLAPIMSEYIEPAIQKTLGQIPLIGKIFEGTPQGIDLFTASVVLSIMIIPFIASISRDSLNLTPDLMKESAYALGATKWDVVKDVMIPYAKLGIYGGIVLALGRALGETMAVAFVLGNRHEITTSLFDAAATITVTLANEFTEADSDIYLSSLFYLALILFVLSFIILAVAKLFLLKVERGYSR, encoded by the coding sequence ATGAAAAAAATAGGAAAACTTCCTCTAAAGGATATATTTTTTGGAATTATTTCATTTTCTGCTTCCTTTCTGGTCTTAACTCTCATTTTCTCAGTAATTGTTGTTCTGTATAAAGAATCCTCCCTGGCAATACATAAATTCGGAATAATAAACTTTATATTTACAGAGGAATGGGATCCTGTGAAGCAGGTATTTGGTGCAGCAGCACCTTTGTTTGGAACAGTTGTTACCACAATTTTATCCTTGACCCTTGCTATTCCTGTAGCCCTTGGAATAGCTATCTTTTTGTCTGAAGTTTCACCACACATATTAAAAACACCTGTAGGTATAGCTATAGAAATGCTTGCTGCCATACCCAGTATTATATACGGAATGTGGGGACTTTTTACACTCGCACCAATCATGTCTGAATATATAGAACCTGCTATTCAGAAGACACTGGGACAGATCCCATTAATAGGTAAAATTTTTGAAGGAACACCTCAGGGAATTGACCTTTTCACAGCAAGCGTCGTTTTAAGTATTATGATAATTCCATTTATCGCAAGCATATCAAGGGATTCTCTAAATCTTACTCCGGATCTAATGAAAGAGTCTGCCTACGCACTTGGTGCAACAAAATGGGACGTTGTGAAAGATGTTATGATACCTTATGCAAAACTTGGAATTTATGGAGGAATTGTTCTTGCACTTGGAAGAGCCTTAGGGGAAACAATGGCTGTTGCATTTGTTCTGGGAAACAGGCATGAGATAACAACATCTTTGTTTGATGCTGCAGCAACCATAACCGTAACCCTTGCAAATGAGTTCACCGAAGCAGACTCGGATATTTACCTTTCTTCTCTTTTCTACCTTGCTCTTATTCTGTTTGTTCTTAGCTTTATAATACTTGCAGTAGCAAAACTGTTCCTCCTCAAAGTTGAGAGAGGATATTCAAGATGA
- a CDS encoding HAD-IIB family hydrolase, translating to MMLVIFTDLDGSLLNHEDYSYKDALPSLNRIKKLKIPLIFTSSKTRIEIELLQKEIGINEPFIVENGAAVFFPENYRNFRLDLPKYNSYRTLILGRDYSYIRQFINKVKKEIPIRGFGDMSIEEIAKLTDLPVEKAKYSKIREFTEPFILEDISKLPLLEKKAEEYGLKITKGGRFYHLIGKDQDKGKAVKLTADIFRKNIGSIKTVGIGDSKNDIPMLQVVDIPVLIPKINKEYEKTNIKGIIRASYPGSKGWNEVVWRLIDEFEKAKY from the coding sequence ATGATGTTAGTGATATTTACAGATCTTGATGGATCACTTCTGAACCATGAGGATTACTCTTACAAAGATGCCCTTCCTTCACTGAACAGAATAAAAAAACTAAAAATTCCCCTTATATTCACCTCAAGCAAAACAAGAATTGAGATAGAACTTCTCCAGAAAGAGATCGGGATAAATGAACCATTTATTGTGGAAAATGGGGCAGCTGTTTTTTTCCCTGAGAACTACAGAAACTTCAGACTTGACCTACCAAAATATAACAGCTACAGAACTCTAATTTTAGGCAGAGATTACAGTTACATAAGACAGTTTATCAACAAAGTAAAAAAAGAGATACCAATCAGAGGATTTGGAGACATGAGCATAGAAGAAATAGCAAAACTTACAGACCTGCCGGTTGAAAAAGCAAAATACTCAAAAATAAGGGAGTTTACAGAGCCTTTTATTTTAGAAGACATATCAAAACTTCCACTGCTTGAAAAAAAGGCAGAAGAATACGGACTTAAAATTACAAAAGGGGGAAGGTTCTACCACCTTATAGGAAAAGATCAGGACAAAGGTAAAGCTGTAAAGCTCACAGCAGATATATTTAGAAAAAATATAGGCAGTATAAAGACAGTAGGCATAGGAGACAGCAAAAATGATATTCCTATGCTTCAGGTCGTTGACATTCCTGTTTTGATACCCAAAATTAATAAGGAGTATGAAAAAACCAATATCAAAGGTATTATCAGAGCTTCTTATCCGGGAAGTAAAGGCTGGAACGAGGTTGTGTGGAGATTAATTGATGAATTTGAGAAAGCTAAGTATTGA
- a CDS encoding ABC transporter permease subunit produces MRYEEKYVKKRKIVSFIALSLSTAAAFLGLFWLGFILFDVLRHGISGLSLELFTEDPAPPGIPGGGLRNAFIGQLEIVFFAVIIGVPIGILSGIFIAEYARGTKFAKTVSILSDIMVSVPSIVVGTFIYAILVKPIGHINLGGVLAVGFLSAMLSLVFGSVLNFIITNVILKLIKLSSENAVKLLNLATTTTTILFGIFLFVYLLPKLVDKIQGFNGWAGAAALAFIMIPVVLRTTEDMLSLVPWSLREAAFALGASYYNVIKDIVIRAAMTGIFTGIILAISRVAGETAPLLFTSFNNSYFTTNMNEPISSLTVTIFVYATGPYEDWHTKAWAASFVITFFILFVTVVARYIIHLKYKG; encoded by the coding sequence ATGAGATACGAAGAAAAATATGTAAAAAAAAGAAAAATAGTAAGTTTTATTGCTCTCTCTCTATCAACAGCTGCAGCCTTTCTTGGTCTGTTCTGGCTTGGTTTTATACTTTTTGATGTTCTGAGACACGGGATATCAGGTCTTAGTCTTGAGTTGTTTACTGAAGATCCTGCACCTCCGGGCATACCGGGAGGAGGGCTGAGAAACGCTTTTATAGGTCAACTGGAAATAGTCTTTTTTGCAGTAATTATAGGGGTTCCAATAGGTATCCTTTCTGGAATATTCATTGCCGAGTATGCAAGGGGAACAAAATTTGCCAAAACTGTTTCCATCTTGTCTGACATAATGGTAAGCGTCCCATCTATCGTTGTAGGTACTTTTATATATGCAATTCTTGTTAAACCTATCGGACATATAAATCTTGGAGGTGTTCTTGCGGTAGGCTTTTTGTCTGCGATGCTTTCATTGGTATTTGGGTCAGTTTTAAATTTTATTATAACCAATGTAATTCTCAAATTAATAAAACTGTCTTCTGAAAATGCAGTCAAACTTCTCAATCTGGCAACAACAACCACGACTATTTTATTCGGTATTTTTCTTTTTGTGTATCTACTTCCAAAACTTGTAGATAAAATTCAGGGATTTAATGGGTGGGCAGGTGCTGCAGCCCTCGCATTTATAATGATACCTGTTGTTTTAAGAACAACCGAAGATATGCTATCCCTTGTTCCATGGTCTTTAAGGGAAGCTGCTTTTGCACTGGGGGCATCTTACTACAATGTTATAAAAGACATAGTTATAAGGGCTGCGATGACAGGAATATTTACAGGTATTATTCTTGCCATATCACGGGTTGCAGGAGAAACAGCTCCTCTCCTATTTACATCTTTTAACAACTCTTACTTTACGACAAATATGAATGAACCTATATCCTCTCTTACAGTTACCATATTTGTTTATGCTACAGGTCCTTATGAAGACTGGCATACGAAAGCATGGGCTGCATCTTTTGTTATCACATTTTTTATACTTTTTGTTACCGTTGTCGCAAGGTATATAATACATCTAAAATACAAAGGGTAG
- the pstS gene encoding phosphate ABC transporter substrate-binding protein PstS: protein MKKITAGVIVAGLLNIAVAGETINGAGATFPYPVYAAWAYMYYKETGIKLNYQSIGSGGGVRQIKNRTVDFGASDAPLPPEKLKEYKLYQFPAIIGGVVPVVNIPGVRSGKLKLDPEIICNIYLGKIKYWDNEQIKKINPKLDLPHKEIQVVHRADGSGTTAIFTTYLSGACPEWKEKVGSGKAVKWPVGIGGKGNEGVANYVKRLKYSIGYVEFAYAKQNRLTYTLLKNPAGNFVAPSIETFKAAGATANFDPKKDFYLWMVNAPGKKAWPIAGASFILEAREKTETNKKVNRFFKWAFEKGDKIAEKLDYVPLPKELKQKIYSYWKEKGINP, encoded by the coding sequence ATGAAAAAAATTACGGCAGGTGTGATTGTAGCAGGACTGTTAAACATAGCTGTTGCTGGAGAAACTATCAATGGAGCAGGTGCAACATTCCCATATCCTGTTTATGCAGCGTGGGCTTACATGTACTATAAAGAAACAGGTATAAAACTGAATTACCAGTCTATCGGATCAGGCGGTGGTGTAAGGCAGATAAAAAACAGAACAGTTGATTTTGGAGCATCTGATGCCCCTCTACCTCCAGAAAAGCTCAAAGAATACAAACTATACCAGTTCCCTGCGATAATAGGAGGGGTTGTTCCTGTTGTTAACATTCCCGGTGTAAGATCCGGTAAGCTTAAACTTGATCCAGAAATCATATGCAACATATATCTGGGAAAAATAAAGTATTGGGATAACGAACAGATCAAAAAAATAAACCCTAAGTTGGACCTTCCCCACAAAGAGATACAGGTTGTTCACAGGGCTGATGGGTCAGGAACAACAGCAATATTCACAACATACCTATCAGGTGCCTGTCCTGAATGGAAAGAAAAGGTAGGCTCAGGAAAAGCAGTAAAATGGCCTGTTGGTATAGGGGGAAAAGGAAATGAGGGTGTTGCCAACTATGTAAAAAGATTAAAGTATTCAATAGGTTATGTTGAGTTTGCTTACGCAAAACAAAACAGGCTAACATACACCCTTCTTAAAAATCCTGCAGGAAACTTTGTCGCACCAAGTATAGAAACATTCAAAGCAGCAGGAGCTACAGCAAATTTTGATCCAAAAAAAGATTTCTATTTATGGATGGTTAACGCTCCCGGAAAAAAAGCATGGCCTATAGCAGGAGCTTCATTTATTCTTGAAGCAAGAGAAAAAACAGAAACAAACAAAAAAGTAAACAGATTTTTTAAGTGGGCTTTTGAAAAAGGAGACAAAATCGCAGAAAAGCTTGATTATGTTCCTCTTCCAAAAGAACTTAAACAAAAAATATACTCATACTGGAAAGAAAAAGGAATCAATCCATAA
- the pstB gene encoding phosphate ABC transporter ATP-binding protein PstB, whose protein sequence is MADKEKIKVKNFYFWYAGSKDPALKNINIPVYEKKVTALIGPSGCGKTTLLRSFNRMHDLYPGNRYKGEILLDGENILKDDYDLIKLRSKVGMVFQKPTPFPMSIFDNVAYGLKLRGIKDRNVLEERVEKALKQAALWDEVKDRLKSPASGLSGGQQQRLVIARALAVEPEVLLFDEPTSALDPISTSKIEELVVSLKESVTIIIVTHNMQQAARVSDYTAFMYLGELIEFDKTDIIFTAPKEKLTEDYVSGRFG, encoded by the coding sequence ATGGCTGATAAGGAGAAGATAAAGGTAAAAAACTTTTACTTCTGGTATGCAGGTTCAAAGGACCCTGCTTTGAAAAATATAAATATTCCTGTTTATGAAAAAAAGGTAACAGCACTGATAGGTCCCTCAGGCTGTGGGAAAACAACCCTTTTAAGATCATTCAATAGAATGCATGATTTATATCCAGGAAACAGATACAAGGGGGAAATACTTCTTGACGGAGAGAATATACTTAAAGATGACTATGACCTTATAAAACTCAGGTCAAAAGTAGGTATGGTCTTCCAAAAACCAACACCATTTCCAATGAGTATATTTGATAATGTTGCCTACGGGCTTAAACTTAGAGGAATAAAAGACAGAAATGTGTTGGAAGAAAGGGTTGAAAAAGCCCTGAAGCAAGCCGCCCTCTGGGACGAAGTCAAGGACAGGCTTAAAAGTCCGGCATCAGGACTTTCTGGAGGTCAACAGCAGAGGCTTGTTATAGCAAGAGCCCTCGCCGTAGAGCCTGAGGTTCTCCTTTTTGATGAGCCTACATCAGCCCTTGATCCAATCTCAACAAGCAAGATAGAAGAACTGGTTGTTTCATTAAAAGAAAGTGTAACAATAATAATAGTTACACATAACATGCAGCAGGCTGCAAGGGTCTCGGATTATACAGCATTTATGTATCTGGGGGAGCTTATTGAATTTGATAAAACTGATATTATATTTACAGCACCTAAAGAAAAACTGACAGAAGATTATGTCAGTGGAAGATTTGGATAA
- a CDS encoding glycerate kinase: protein MNLRKLSIDLFLYGINSVKPENLIPEKISLKNSHIEIEGDKYPLKKGIYVYGSGKASVEMAKSIEKMFLDYIIDGTVVCNYTQKLKKIKVIEGNHPVPDEKSLKAGETLLKEISSLKKDDFFVYLLSGGSSALIEKPITPLTLKDLQITTQILLKHSVPIEEINIIRKHLSMIKGGRLGHSTKAKGIVLVISDVIGDDLFTIGSAPLYYDPSTYKDAYTILKKHNIFDDLPQNVKKVILKGTKGKIKETPKKENPNIKHYIVGSNIDALKKIKEKAEKSIKTYIMTSQLKGEAREVAKAVVSIGKEIKKSSNPFDPPVCLLFGGETTVTVKGNGKGGRNQELCLSALIEIKDTKNIVLLSGGTDGIDGNSEDAGAVVDSSSYEKAKKMGVDLYKYLENNDSNSLFTKTGDSIKTGYTGTNVMDITIMMIGG from the coding sequence ATGAATTTGAGAAAGCTAAGTATTGACCTGTTCCTTTACGGGATAAATTCTGTAAAACCAGAAAACCTGATTCCTGAAAAAATATCTTTAAAAAACAGCCATATAGAGATAGAAGGTGATAAATACCCTTTAAAAAAAGGAATTTATGTATACGGCAGTGGTAAAGCATCTGTTGAGATGGCAAAGTCCATAGAAAAAATGTTCTTAGACTACATCATAGACGGAACAGTTGTCTGCAACTACACACAAAAACTTAAAAAAATAAAAGTTATAGAAGGAAACCACCCTGTACCAGATGAAAAAAGCCTTAAAGCAGGAGAAACCCTCCTAAAAGAGATATCTTCTTTGAAAAAAGACGACTTTTTTGTGTATCTTCTATCAGGGGGAAGTTCAGCCTTAATAGAAAAACCTATTACACCGTTAACACTCAAAGATCTTCAGATAACAACACAGATACTGCTAAAACATTCTGTTCCCATTGAAGAGATAAACATAATAAGAAAACATCTTTCTATGATCAAAGGAGGAAGGCTGGGACATTCCACAAAAGCAAAAGGAATAGTTCTGGTCATATCTGATGTGATAGGAGATGATCTCTTTACAATAGGCTCAGCCCCTTTATACTACGATCCATCAACCTACAAAGATGCGTATACTATTTTGAAAAAACACAACATATTTGATGATTTACCACAAAATGTAAAAAAAGTCATTCTAAAAGGAACAAAAGGTAAAATAAAGGAAACCCCGAAAAAAGAAAATCCAAACATAAAACATTACATAGTAGGAAGTAATATAGATGCACTAAAAAAAATAAAAGAAAAAGCAGAAAAAAGTATAAAAACATACATAATGACATCACAACTAAAAGGGGAAGCAAGAGAGGTAGCCAAAGCAGTAGTTTCAATAGGAAAAGAGATAAAAAAAAGCTCTAATCCCTTTGATCCACCTGTATGTCTTTTATTTGGGGGGGAAACTACAGTGACAGTAAAAGGAAATGGAAAAGGAGGTAGAAATCAGGAGTTGTGTCTTTCTGCTCTAATAGAGATAAAAGACACTAAAAATATTGTTTTACTTTCAGGAGGAACAGACGGTATTGACGGAAATTCTGAAGATGCAGGGGCTGTAGTTGATAGCAGCTCTTATGAAAAAGCAAAAAAAATGGGAGTTGATCTATACAAATACCTTGAAAACAACGACTCAAATAGCCTTTTCACAAAAACAGGAGACAGCATAAAAACAGGCTATACAGGAACAAACGTTATGGACATAACAATAATGATGATTGGAGGATAA
- a CDS encoding bifunctional 3,4-dihydroxy-2-butanone-4-phosphate synthase/GTP cyclohydrolase II — MEFKFNSIEEAIEDIKNGKMVIVVDDPDRENEGDLVMAAEKVTPDTINFMAKEGRGLICLSLTPERCRELDIPLMTANNTDPKGTAFCLSIDAHPKFGTTTGISAYDRAVTIKLAVSPDAQPSDFVRPGHVFPLMARPGGVLERTGHTEASVDLAKLAGLYPAGVICEIMKEDGTMARLPDLMKFAKKHNLKIITIADLVQYRLRSEKLVEREAEAYLPTKYGTFKIYAYRNKVDGSEHVALVMGEIKPDEPVLTRVHSECLTGDIFGSLRCDCQSQLHSALRTIANEGKGVLVYMRGHEGRGIGIVNKIKAYRLQDQGYDTVEANHKLGFQADLRDFGTGAQILLDLGVRKMRLMTNNPRKIVALEGFGLEVVERVPIIIETNPYNKNYLKTKKVRLGHLIEELKGETCQLDYEETEDKDK, encoded by the coding sequence ATGGAATTCAAGTTTAACAGTATTGAGGAGGCAATAGAAGATATAAAAAATGGAAAAATGGTAATAGTTGTTGATGATCCTGATAGGGAGAATGAAGGTGATCTTGTTATGGCTGCCGAAAAGGTCACCCCTGATACAATCAACTTTATGGCAAAAGAAGGTAGGGGGCTCATATGTCTATCCCTTACACCAGAAAGATGTAGAGAACTTGATATACCATTAATGACAGCAAACAATACAGACCCTAAAGGAACGGCATTCTGTCTTTCTATAGACGCACACCCAAAGTTTGGAACAACAACAGGTATTTCAGCATATGACAGGGCTGTAACCATAAAGCTTGCTGTCAGCCCAGATGCACAACCGTCAGATTTTGTTAGACCCGGACATGTATTCCCCCTCATGGCAAGACCAGGGGGTGTTCTTGAGAGAACTGGACATACAGAGGCATCTGTTGATCTTGCGAAACTTGCCGGTCTTTACCCTGCCGGTGTTATATGCGAGATAATGAAAGAAGACGGAACTATGGCAAGACTTCCTGATCTTATGAAATTTGCAAAAAAGCACAACCTTAAGATCATAACAATAGCTGATCTGGTCCAATACAGACTGAGAAGTGAAAAACTTGTTGAAAGGGAGGCAGAAGCTTATCTTCCAACAAAGTACGGGACATTTAAGATATACGCATACAGAAATAAAGTTGACGGATCTGAGCATGTTGCCCTTGTTATGGGAGAGATAAAACCAGATGAGCCAGTCCTTACAAGAGTTCATTCAGAGTGTCTCACAGGAGATATATTTGGCTCACTCAGGTGTGACTGTCAGTCACAGCTTCATTCAGCTTTAAGGACTATTGCTAATGAAGGAAAGGGTGTTCTTGTTTATATGAGGGGACATGAGGGCAGAGGGATAGGAATTGTAAACAAAATCAAAGCCTACAGGCTTCAAGATCAAGGATATGACACCGTTGAGGCAAATCACAAACTTGGATTTCAGGCTGATCTGAGGGATTTCGGAACCGGGGCACAGATACTTCTTGATCTTGGTGTTAGAAAAATGAGACTTATGACAAACAATCCAAGAAAGATTGTAGCCCTTGAGGGATTTGGTCTTGAGGTTGTTGAAAGAGTTCCTATCATAATAGAAACAAACCCATACAATAAAAACTACCTCAAAACTAAAAAGGTCAGACTTGGTCATCTTATTGAGGAACTCAAAGGGGAAACATGCCAGCTTGATTATGAAGAAACAGAAGATAAAGATAAATGA
- the phoU gene encoding phosphate signaling complex protein PhoU has translation MLLKPRLEEIRDRLIKMAELADLMIENAVKAIIEHNPEYLKVVDELEPQVDQMEVENETLIITTIARFQPEAKYLRMLVMDLFVNRDLERIGDHAENIKEQAERILTKPKLKEYVDLPVMTDIVIGMVKDAVKSLETLDTELAREVISRDDKVDALHEQIIREIYTYMVEDPKNIKVGIRLITVSSNLERVADIATNLAEEVIYMKEGKMLRHQNLGE, from the coding sequence ATGCTTTTAAAACCAAGACTTGAGGAAATAAGAGACAGACTTATCAAAATGGCAGAACTTGCAGATCTTATGATTGAAAATGCTGTCAAAGCTATAATTGAACACAATCCGGAATACCTGAAAGTTGTTGATGAACTTGAACCTCAGGTTGATCAGATGGAGGTTGAAAATGAAACTCTCATAATAACAACAATAGCAAGATTTCAGCCTGAAGCAAAATATCTGAGAATGCTTGTTATGGATCTTTTTGTAAATAGAGACCTTGAAAGGATAGGGGATCATGCAGAAAACATAAAAGAGCAGGCAGAAAGGATTTTAACCAAACCTAAACTGAAGGAGTATGTTGATCTTCCGGTTATGACTGATATTGTTATAGGTATGGTTAAAGATGCTGTAAAATCCCTTGAAACTCTTGACACAGAACTTGCAAGGGAGGTTATATCAAGGGACGATAAGGTTGATGCCCTACATGAACAGATAATAAGGGAGATATACACATACATGGTTGAAGATCCTAAAAATATTAAAGTTGGAATAAGACTGATAACTGTATCTTCAAATCTTGAAAGGGTTGCAGACATTGCAACAAACCTTGCAGAAGAAGTTATTTACATGAAAGAAGGAAAGATGCTCAGACACCAGAACTTAGGTGAATAA